Below is a genomic region from Pirellulales bacterium.
ATAGTACAGCTTGACAGTTGACCAAGTGAAAAATCCTGCATCAATTGCGCGAAGCCCTTCAACAATCGACATGCAAGCAGAGTAATAGTAGTTGTTGGCATCTACAGGTAGAGCGGCAGAAACGGTGGTGCCATCTCCTGGCGTTAGTACATAGGCTTCTACAATTACGCGATTGACCCTGCCAGGAAAGAGGTTTTCCAGATAGTATGCCGCGCGATGCACTGGAATTGTCCTACCTAAAACTCGATGTCATCTTCGGTAACACGCGCCGGCTTGAATTGTCCAATTAGCCTTTCAGTGACTTTCCGCGCACTTGCCCGCCCCTGCAACCCAACTAGCTCTTCGCGGTAGATTCGCTTGTCGCGGTCAAGGTCCATTGCTTCTCGCATTACGGCCGCGGTGTATTTGCGTTTATTGCCGCAATGAGGGATTAGATGAACTTCCAGGAATTTAATGGCACCCGTAAAGCCAGCGGCGTGCATAAATGCGTTGGTGCGGTCTTCCCATTGTTCGCCATACCATTCCTTTAGCACACCAAAAAATGTCATTACGACCTTTGTTTGATTTACAAGTTCCCTCACTCCCATCGTCGCGAAGACACCATTAGCGGACACAAGAGGTTTTAGCGCGTTGACCATTGTGGACAAAGCAATTCCTAGAGACGCTTTTGGTCCTTGATGATGCGATGGACCAGAATACTTTACGAGTTCGCAATATGGCGAATCCTCATCATCGTTTAGAGACTCAGCAATGTCGGCTGCGCGAATCGCGTCTTGATCCACTAAATGTTCGCTGGCGATACCAAATAGATCGAACGCAAGACTTTTTTGCACGGGCTTTTGCTCCGTATTGATTGACAAAAATATATCTGCACATTGGCGCGTCGTAAGCTGTCTATAAATTGCTACTGGAATCTCCATATTCCTCATTGACCTGCGCGATTTTATTGCTTCTTCGATTCCCGAAACACGATGCTGTCCGTCAATGATTTGTGCCGATCTAGAGGAAACCATAACTCGAATATCTTTCGCTTTGATTACGATTGATTCGGGAGTTACCCAATTCAGAATTATGCATGCCGGAAAGTCACCACCAGCTAAGGCAAAGTCGCGTATTTTTGAAATTCGCTTTTCATTTAATGGGCGCTGAACAGCTCCCTCTTCCTCATCGACTCTGCGCACTGCCACATAGGACACTTCAACGAGAGCCCACGCAGGCATACTCGTTAAAAGCAGCGATTTTCCTCCTTGCTTCACCTCGGTATATGGAAGCTTGATGGCGTCTTTAGTCGCTGATTGTTTTTTTTGTGCCATCTTTGCGAACCTCACTGAATGGATACGAGTCTGGTTTAAGTGCATTGGAAAGTGGACCGCGCCTTGGCGGCGCAGCGGCATTATAAACCGCGTTAGGGGGCGGCACAGTCCCGCAGGGTTCGATTTCCTCTCTTCACTAGTCCCGCCTGGATTGGCGTTTGACAGCACGTACACCGCAGGCGCCGTCTTAAAGTGCCGATAACGCTGACGAAAGCAAACTCGTCAATCATCTTCCTGTACTGCTACAGTCCAGATTCGCTTCAAGGGCAACTCGGCTTTCAAGTCATCGTCGAGTTGGTCATAGTGGGCGAATAACGCTTCGAGCAATTCCTTTTGAGACCACAGCCGAACACTGAAAAAGCTGGTTGACGACTCGCTGTACACATTACTTTTGAATCCGCTCCATGAGACAAATAGGGCTTCGCTTGCATGAAAATGTTTCATGACCCCCTCAAGTTTGTCAATTTCGGGTCGTCCGATTGGCGAATCCTCTGATTTGACCTGAACGCAAAGATGTGGCGAACTGAATCCAAGCGGTCCAGCACCTGCCAAAATATCAGCGCCTCGGTCGCGCCCCTCGGGACTTAGATATGTCGTATAACCTTGAGCTCTAAGAATTGCGTCGACGAGCCGAGCGAGGCCGTGCCCTTTGAATTTGGCAATGATTAGTTGCGCAATATGGTCGCGGCCGAGTTCTTCCAAGTCAGAAGGTTCAATCGATTCGTCTGTCGCTTCGGCTACAATTGCAGTGCCGGTTAGATTGGGGTCGGGCTTCCATCCGCTCTGCCGCATTGCGTTGATCCGGCTTTCAGCGTCATTCCGTTTGATCCGACAAATCGTCATAAAAGCGCCGAATGAGTGCAGCAAATCCTTTCCAAAGTGAGAGCGCGGAATCGAGTCAGCGATCCATTTTACCGAACGCCAATGGTAGAAGGGGTCAGGACCATTTGCCTCAAAACTATAGTCGCCCGTGATTTCACCAATATTGATGGCCGGTTGTGATTTAAGCGGCAAAACTACCAAATCGCCTTTCTTCATTTCATGCGCAAAAGGCCAAATCTGGCTGGCCCAATTCGACAATCGCTTGGGCTTGGCGTTGGGATAGATATCCGCCAGAAAGTCTATGAGTGCCTGTCGATCCTTAAGTTTCAGCAAGTCTGTTGCCAGCCCACCCCAGGTGACATAAACACGCTTCTCCTGAAGAAATTTTTGCTCGTATTCGCCATGCTTTTCGGCGCGGATTAGCCAGATTGCCATATATGAATAGGATGTTCGAAGGTTCGATCGATCGTTTCGTCTACGCATTTGGACTAGGTCGATTGCTTAGCTTTGCAGCAATTTTCGTGAATTGTTCAAGCGCCGCTTCCAAATCGTCCGCGATTTCGGTTGCGAGAATATCGGGCGCCGGCAGCGAATCGGTGTCAGTAAGACTTTTGTCTTTGATCCAGAACAGGTCAAGGCTCAGTTTGTCGCGCTTAAGCAATTCTTCATATTCATAACAGCGCCAGCGGCCATCGGGGTTCTCCTCGCTCCAGGTTGGTTCGCGCTTATGCTGTTTGCCCGGCTTGTAGCATTCGACGAACTCGTCGAAGTCTTTGCGCTGAATCGGTGATTGCTTCAATGTAAAGTGCATGTTGGTTCGCAGGTCGTAGACCCACAGCTTATCGGTCCACGGCTCAGCGCGGCCTTCCTTCTTTTCGAAAAAGATCACATTTGCTTTCACGCCAGGAGAGTACCAGATTCCGGTCGGCAGCCGGAGCAATGTGTGAACACGGCATTTTTGGAGCAGGTTGCGGCGCACCTTTTCGCCGGCGCCCCCCTCAAACAGCACATTGTCCGGCACAACCATGCCTGCCCGACCATTGATCGAAAGCAGAGTGAAAATGTGCTGCACGAAATTGAGTTGTTTGTTGCTGGTCGAAGTCCAGAAGTCCTCTCGCACAATGACCTGGTTTTCTTTTTCCAAGTCCCCTTCTTCATTGACGAATAGCAGATTTTGTTTTTTCCCGAACGGGGGATTGGTAAGCACCATCGAGTATTCTTTGCTCCAGGTCGTGGCAAGACTGTCATGACCGGGGTGGATGACTATTTTGTCGCCACCGATCCCGTGCAAATAAAGGTTCATAGCACACATGCGACCG
It encodes:
- a CDS encoding restriction endonuclease, with protein sequence MAIWLIRAEKHGEYEQKFLQEKRVYVTWGGLATDLLKLKDRQALIDFLADIYPNAKPKRLSNWASQIWPFAHEMKKGDLVVLPLKSQPAINIGEITGDYSFEANGPDPFYHWRSVKWIADSIPRSHFGKDLLHSFGAFMTICRIKRNDAESRINAMRQSGWKPDPNLTGTAIVAEATDESIEPSDLEELGRDHIAQLIIAKFKGHGLARLVDAILRAQGYTTYLSPEGRDRGADILAGAGPLGFSSPHLCVQVKSEDSPIGRPEIDKLEGVMKHFHASEALFVSWSGFKSNVYSESSTSFFSVRLWSQKELLEALFAHYDQLDDDLKAELPLKRIWTVAVQEDD
- a CDS encoding DGQHR domain-containing protein, translated to MAQKKQSATKDAIKLPYTEVKQGGKSLLLTSMPAWALVEVSYVAVRRVDEEEGAVQRPLNEKRISKIRDFALAGGDFPACIILNWVTPESIVIKAKDIRVMVSSRSAQIIDGQHRVSGIEEAIKSRRSMRNMEIPVAIYRQLTTRQCADIFLSINTEQKPVQKSLAFDLFGIASEHLVDQDAIRAADIAESLNDDEDSPYCELVKYSGPSHHQGPKASLGIALSTMVNALKPLVSANGVFATMGVRELVNQTKVVMTFFGVLKEWYGEQWEDRTNAFMHAAGFTGAIKFLEVHLIPHCGNKRKYTAAVMREAMDLDRDKRIYREELVGLQGRASARKVTERLIGQFKPARVTEDDIEF
- a CDS encoding class I SAM-dependent DNA methyltransferase, yielding MSIAETLDASQIGKRAWSYAGVLQDAGLSCFEYVEQLTLLLFLKMADQLTEEPYNKPAIVPPELGWKVLLQLDGATLEDKYRYILEKLALKGGMLGVIFKRARCEIHNPALLKQLIVNLIDTVDWLSLPVDVKGTIYEELLQRSASEVSRGAGQYFTPRPVIRAICDVMQPTPEDHICDPAAGTGGFLCQAYQYVLDKFDKLLDRDQKHTLRDELVEGMELSPKVGRMCAMNLYLHGIGGDKIVIHPGHDSLATTWSKEYSMVLTNPPFGKKQNLLFVNEEGDLEKENQVIVREDFWTSTSNKQLNFVQHIFTLLSINGRAGMVVPDNVLFEGGAGEKVRRNLLQKCRVHTLLRLPTGIWYSPGVKANVIFFEKKEGRAEPWTDKLWVYDLRTNMHFTLKQSPIQRKDFDEFVECYKPGKQHKREPTWSEENPDGRWRCYEYEELLKRDKLSLDLFWIKDKSLTDTDSLPAPDILATEIADDLEAALEQFTKIAAKLSNRPSPNA